One window from the genome of Myxococcales bacterium encodes:
- a CDS encoding methyltransferase domain-containing protein, with the protein MSSVQRVADPSTSAELARFEAQKMAFAPLMFQAMRVARDSGVFDALYRAGKKGVVASDVAPTTNGLSPYAIDLLLEASFVAGFTEYDDARYYIKKAGVFWLKEPAVRINTDFSHHICYRAFGHFEASLREGLPIGLRELGAWSTLYEGLSSLPPVVRDSWFSFDNYYSDEVFALCLDRVFDRSVGRIMDIGANVGKFARACVARDAAVQIAMVDLPQQLALAAPNIEALPPAQASRVAAFPMNVLANDAVLPGTADVIWMSQFLDCFSEDQIASILRRASAALAPGGRVMILELLWNRQRYESARYCVVATSLYFACIANGNSRMYHSEVLRRLIEAAGLRVVAEDHEVGVCHSLLTCERA; encoded by the coding sequence ATGAGCTCGGTGCAGCGCGTCGCCGATCCGAGCACGTCAGCCGAGCTGGCGCGCTTTGAGGCGCAGAAGATGGCCTTTGCGCCGCTAATGTTTCAGGCGATGCGGGTGGCGCGCGATAGCGGCGTGTTCGACGCCTTGTATCGCGCCGGCAAAAAAGGCGTCGTTGCATCCGACGTCGCTCCCACCACAAATGGCTTGTCGCCGTACGCCATAGATTTACTGCTTGAGGCCTCTTTCGTTGCGGGGTTCACCGAATACGATGACGCTCGCTATTACATCAAGAAGGCTGGGGTTTTTTGGCTCAAAGAGCCCGCGGTCCGCATCAATACCGATTTTTCACATCACATTTGCTATCGCGCCTTTGGCCATTTTGAGGCGTCGCTGCGCGAAGGGTTGCCCATTGGCCTACGCGAGCTGGGGGCATGGAGCACGCTCTATGAAGGCCTGTCGTCGCTGCCGCCGGTGGTGCGCGACTCGTGGTTTTCGTTCGATAACTACTATTCCGACGAAGTGTTTGCGCTGTGCTTAGACCGAGTCTTTGACCGATCCGTCGGCCGCATCATGGATATTGGCGCTAACGTCGGCAAATTCGCGCGCGCTTGCGTCGCGCGCGACGCTGCCGTCCAAATCGCCATGGTGGACCTCCCGCAGCAACTCGCGCTTGCGGCCCCGAACATCGAAGCCTTGCCACCAGCGCAGGCCAGCCGCGTCGCCGCGTTTCCTATGAACGTCCTCGCCAACGATGCCGTGCTACCAGGCACCGCCGACGTCATCTGGATGAGCCAATTTCTCGATTGCTTCTCCGAAGATCAGATCGCCTCAATCCTGCGCCGCGCCAGCGCCGCACTCGCCCCCGGCGGCCGCGTCATGATCTTGGAGCTTTTGTGGAATCGCCAGCGCTACGAAAGCGCCCGCTACTGCGTGGTCGCGACCTCGCTCTATTTCGCCTGCATCGCCAACGGCAATAGCCGCATGTACCACTCCGAGGTCCTGCGCCGCCTCATTGAGGCCGCTGGCCTGCGCGTCGTCGCCGAAGACCACGAGGTCGGCGTCTGCCATTCGCTGCTCACGTGCGAGCGAGCCTAG
- a CDS encoding aromatic amino acid lyase — translation MTLVPTISIGDGRLSYRDVVAVALGTRRVALSQNATWVQQMQRTRAAVHERLSGHSALYGIKTGFGASCTQEVGAALTQALATNLFRYHGAGVGAHFAASESAAVLVTRLAQLSAGYSGIRVETMQALEHLLAAGVLPCMPEIGSVGASGDLTPMSYVAAVLEGEREAYWQGKVVPAEVALREAGLVPWQLQPKESLSIMNGTSVMTALASIGLARANQFARWHATITAWNSWLLQGQAAHFDERIFVAKPHPGSAQYAAWVRDDLGVPARPIPHAGKVQDPYSIRCAPHVVGVLLDAAAHAANVVDIELNSAGDNPLVCPETGDILHGGNFYGGHVAYVADSLKTQVASSAEALERQLMLLCHAAPATGIPENLVLVLDESRVAHHGFKALEITASALVAEALKACMPATAFSRSTEGHNQDKVPMGTLAARELRQVLDLSEHVAVISLLAAAQATDAVNGAERLPAPLRNIYQWVRQTVPAFVGDERSDTWIIALLAAYRSELARFV, via the coding sequence GTGACCCTCGTACCTACCATCTCAATTGGCGACGGCCGGCTGTCGTATCGCGATGTTGTCGCCGTGGCGCTTGGCACACGCCGCGTCGCGCTTAGCCAAAACGCCACCTGGGTGCAGCAAATGCAACGCACGCGCGCCGCGGTGCATGAGCGCCTAAGTGGCCATTCGGCGCTTTATGGCATCAAAACCGGCTTTGGCGCCTCGTGCACGCAGGAGGTCGGTGCCGCGCTGACCCAGGCGCTCGCGACCAACTTGTTTCGCTATCACGGTGCGGGCGTTGGCGCGCATTTCGCGGCCAGCGAGAGCGCGGCGGTGTTGGTGACGCGTCTGGCGCAGCTTAGCGCCGGCTACAGCGGCATCAGGGTCGAGACCATGCAGGCGCTTGAACACTTGCTTGCGGCGGGCGTCTTGCCATGCATGCCCGAGATTGGCTCGGTTGGCGCCAGCGGCGACTTAACGCCAATGTCCTACGTTGCCGCAGTACTCGAGGGCGAGCGAGAGGCGTATTGGCAAGGCAAGGTGGTGCCGGCCGAGGTGGCCCTGCGCGAGGCAGGGCTGGTGCCATGGCAACTCCAACCCAAGGAAAGCCTCTCGATCATGAATGGGACCAGCGTCATGACGGCGTTGGCGTCCATCGGCCTGGCGCGCGCCAATCAGTTCGCGCGTTGGCATGCCACGATTACCGCGTGGAACAGTTGGCTGCTGCAGGGGCAGGCGGCGCATTTTGACGAGCGCATTTTTGTCGCCAAGCCGCATCCCGGTTCGGCGCAATATGCCGCGTGGGTGCGCGACGATCTGGGCGTGCCGGCGCGACCGATTCCGCACGCTGGCAAAGTGCAAGATCCATATTCAATCCGCTGCGCGCCGCACGTGGTTGGCGTCTTGCTCGACGCCGCGGCGCATGCCGCGAACGTCGTCGACATCGAGCTAAACAGCGCCGGCGATAATCCGCTGGTTTGCCCCGAAACCGGCGATATCTTGCACGGCGGCAATTTCTATGGCGGCCACGTCGCCTACGTCGCCGATTCGCTCAAGACGCAAGTTGCCAGCAGCGCCGAGGCGCTTGAGCGCCAATTGATGCTGCTGTGCCACGCGGCGCCAGCGACGGGCATTCCCGAGAACTTGGTGTTGGTGCTCGATGAGTCGCGCGTCGCGCATCACGGGTTTAAGGCGCTGGAGATCACGGCGTCGGCGCTGGTCGCCGAGGCGCTCAAGGCCTGCATGCCCGCCACCGCGTTTTCGCGCAGCACCGAGGGCCACAACCAAGACAAGGTGCCAATGGGCACGCTCGCCGCGCGCGAGCTGCGCCAAGTGCTCGATCTAAGCGAGCACGTCGCGGTCATTTCGCTGTTGGCCGCGGCGCAGGCCACCGATGCCGTCAACGGCGCCGAGCGCCTGCCCGCGCCGTTACGCAACATCTACCAATGGGTGCGGCAGACGGTGCCGGCCTTTGTTGGCGATGAGCGCAGCGATACGTGGATCATCGCGCTGCTCGCGGCGTATCGCAGCGAGCTGGCGAGGTTCGTATGA